The following are encoded together in the Diabrotica undecimpunctata isolate CICGRU chromosome 7, icDiaUnde3, whole genome shotgun sequence genome:
- the LOC140445747 gene encoding ras-related protein Rab-33B-like: MAEVPSNSLQQAASVSHVQIQKQGKIFKIIVIGDSSVGKTTLTYRFCEGKFLELCEATVGVDFRSRTINLDGEDVTLQLWDTAGQERYRMSMVRHYYKNAHAVVFVYDVTNSASFDSLKKWIDECNNNCLQDVPKILVGNKCDGVVAVTTHVAQRFADQYSMPLFETSARLDSQCDNVEAIFLTLAHKLKNQKHFLPMQTTALRIHESVQPNNNSKQSMCC; the protein is encoded by the exons ATGGCAGAAGTTCCATCAAATAGTTTGCAACAAGCTGCTAGTGTTAGCCATGTTCAAATTCAAAAACAgggtaaaatttttaaaataatagtaattggAGACTCGAGTGTTGGAAAGACTACTTTGACTTATAGATTTTGCGAAGGAAAATTTTTAGAACTTTGTGAAGCTACTGTAGGTGTCGATTTTAGAAGTAGAACAATTAATTTAGATGGGGAAGATGTTACA cTCCAATTATGGGATACAGCAGGCCAGGAAAGATACAGAATGTCTATGGTTCGTCATTATTATAAAAATGCCCATGCAGTTGTCTTTGTGTATGATGTAACAAATTCCGCTTCTTTTGATTCCCTGAAGAAGTGGATAGATGAGTGCAATAATAATTGCTTACAGGATGTACCCAAGATTTTAGTTGGTAATAAATGTGATGGTGTGGTAGCTGTAACTACTCATGTAGCTCAAAGATTTGCAGATCAGTATAGTATGCCA ttatttGAAACATCTGCCCGCCTAGATTCCCAATGTGATAATGTGGAAGCTATTTTCCTAACACTAGCTCATAAACTGAAAAACCAGAAGCATTTCCTACCTATGCAAACAACTGCTTTAAGGATACATGAAAGTGTTCAACCAAACAACAATTCCAAGCAGTCTATGTGTTGCTAA